In Caldicellulosiruptor morganii, the following proteins share a genomic window:
- a CDS encoding NAD(P)-dependent malic enzyme encodes MEIGSLALKLHREHRGKIALKSKVPINDAKDLSIYYTPGVAEPCKEIAKNEELVYEYTAKSNWVAVVTNGTAVLGLGDIGAHASLPVMEGKAVLFKEFGGVDAFPICINSKDVEEIVRVIKLIQPSFGGINLEDIAAPFCFEIEERLIDELEIPVFHDDQHGTAVVALAALINSLKLVNKKISDVRIVINGAGAAGIAVAQLLIKYGAKDIIICDKCGAIYEGREEDMNKYKQQIAKVTNKNHLKGSIHDVIKGADVFIGLSVANVLDEEDVKNMAKDAIVMAMANPVPEIMPGKAKRAGAKIICTGRSDFSNQVNNVLAFPGIFRGALDVRARKITDEMKVAAAEAIARIAEEDLNEDYVIPKALNKRVSFEVALAVAEKAIEQGIARINLSKQELQRKILLALNCPG; translated from the coding sequence ATGGAAATTGGTAGTTTAGCTCTAAAGCTTCACAGAGAACACAGGGGGAAAATAGCCCTGAAAAGTAAGGTGCCTATAAATGATGCAAAAGATTTGAGCATCTATTATACTCCGGGCGTTGCAGAACCATGTAAAGAAATAGCAAAAAATGAAGAACTTGTTTATGAATATACGGCAAAATCTAACTGGGTTGCTGTTGTTACAAATGGTACTGCTGTTTTGGGTTTGGGTGACATAGGTGCTCATGCTTCTCTTCCCGTAATGGAAGGGAAGGCAGTTTTATTTAAAGAATTTGGTGGGGTTGATGCTTTTCCAATTTGTATTAATTCAAAAGATGTGGAAGAGATTGTCAGGGTAATAAAGCTTATTCAACCTTCATTCGGAGGGATTAATTTAGAGGATATAGCAGCTCCTTTTTGTTTTGAGATAGAAGAAAGGCTTATAGATGAGCTTGAGATTCCTGTATTTCACGATGACCAACATGGCACAGCAGTTGTTGCTCTGGCTGCGTTGATAAACTCTTTGAAACTTGTGAATAAAAAGATTTCTGATGTTAGAATAGTCATCAATGGGGCAGGCGCAGCCGGAATTGCTGTAGCTCAGCTTTTAATAAAATATGGTGCAAAAGATATTATAATTTGTGACAAATGTGGTGCGATTTATGAGGGCAGAGAAGAAGATATGAACAAATATAAGCAACAGATAGCAAAAGTAACCAACAAAAATCATTTAAAAGGTTCTATTCATGATGTAATAAAAGGTGCTGATGTCTTTATTGGGCTGTCAGTTGCAAACGTACTTGATGAAGAAGATGTGAAAAATATGGCAAAGGATGCTATTGTTATGGCAATGGCAAACCCGGTACCAGAAATTATGCCGGGTAAAGCAAAAAGAGCTGGTGCCAAAATTATCTGTACAGGTAGGTCTGATTTTAGCAATCAGGTAAACAACGTACTGGCTTTCCCCGGCATTTTCAGAGGTGCACTTGATGTGAGAGCAAGAAAAATAACTGATGAGATGAAAGTTGCAGCAGCAGAGGCAATAGCCAGAATTGCAGAGGAGGATTTAAATGAAGATTATGTAATTCCAAAGGCGCTAAACAAAAGAGTTTCGTTTGAAGTTGCGTTGGCTGTTGCCGAAAAGGCAATTGAACAGGGGATTGCAAGGATCAATTTGAGTAAACAGGAACTTCAAAGAAAGATTTTACTTGCGTTGAATTGTCCAGGTTAA
- a CDS encoding serine hydroxymethyltransferase: protein MYFYNLVKDTDPEIAEAIKNELKRQQSKIELIASENFVSVAVMAAMGSPLTNKYAEGYPNKRYYGGCEYIDVVESIAIERAKKLFGAEHANVQPHSGAQANMAVYFAVLNPGDTILGMNLSHGGHLTHGSPVNFSGKLYNIVSYGVDPETETINYDEVLKLAKQHRPKLILAGASAYPRIIDFKKFREIADEVGAYLMVDMAHIAGLVAVGLHPSPVEYADFVTTTTHKTLRGPRGGLILCKEKYAKLIDKSIFPGIQGGPLEHVIAAKAVAFKEAMTDEFKNYQVQILKNARALSSRLIERGFRLVSGGTDNHLMLVDLRNKGITGKDAEKRLDSLNITCNKNAIPFDTQSPMVTSGIRLGTPAVTTRGFKEEDMIEVADIIHDALTNSDSDENILHRVKVLCEKYPLYSEFNE from the coding sequence ATGTATTTCTATAATTTAGTTAAGGATACTGATCCTGAAATAGCTGAGGCAATTAAAAATGAGCTGAAAAGGCAGCAAAGTAAGATTGAGCTCATTGCCTCTGAGAATTTTGTTTCAGTTGCTGTTATGGCAGCTATGGGTTCACCTTTGACAAATAAATATGCAGAAGGTTATCCCAACAAAAGATATTATGGTGGCTGTGAATACATTGACGTTGTTGAGTCTATTGCAATAGAAAGGGCAAAGAAATTGTTTGGAGCAGAGCATGCAAATGTGCAGCCACATTCTGGAGCTCAGGCAAATATGGCAGTATATTTTGCGGTATTAAATCCTGGAGATACCATACTCGGCATGAATCTTTCACATGGAGGACATCTTACACATGGAAGTCCTGTTAACTTTTCCGGTAAACTATATAATATTGTTTCCTACGGTGTTGACCCTGAAACAGAGACAATAAATTATGATGAAGTATTGAAGCTGGCAAAACAACACAGACCAAAACTGATTTTGGCAGGTGCTTCTGCATATCCAAGAATTATTGATTTCAAAAAGTTTAGAGAAATAGCTGATGAAGTTGGAGCTTATTTAATGGTTGACATGGCGCATATTGCAGGTTTGGTTGCTGTGGGACTTCATCCGTCGCCTGTTGAATATGCTGACTTTGTTACTACAACAACTCATAAAACTCTCAGAGGTCCTCGAGGAGGACTAATCCTCTGCAAGGAAAAATATGCAAAACTGATTGACAAATCCATATTTCCTGGCATTCAGGGTGGGCCTTTGGAACATGTGATTGCAGCAAAAGCTGTTGCTTTCAAAGAAGCGATGACAGATGAGTTTAAAAACTATCAGGTTCAGATTCTAAAGAATGCCAGAGCGCTCAGTTCAAGACTCATTGAAAGAGGATTTCGACTTGTCAGCGGTGGCACCGACAATCATTTAATGCTTGTTGATTTGCGAAATAAAGGTATTACTGGCAAAGATGCAGAAAAAAGACTTGATAGTTTGAATATAACATGCAATAAAAATGCGATTCCTTTTGACACTCAAAGCCCGATGGTGACAAGTGGTATAAGACTTGGCACTCCGGCTGTGACAACTCGAGGGTTTAAAGAAGAAGACATGATAGAAGTTGCTGATATTATTCATGATGCTCTGACAAATTCCGACTCAGATGAAAATATACTGCATAGAGTTAAGGTACTGTGCGAAAAGTATCCGCTTTACAGTGAGTTTAATGAATAA
- a CDS encoding threonine/serine exporter family protein, protein MEQSICFQLFSAFFVSFSFAILTNSPKKTLFYCGISGMLGWLVNITLLRSNFSPIIGVFFAALTVNILSEIFARLLKNPVPIFLIPGIIPLVPGAGMYNTMIALIKNHFDIAIKMGIQTLLIAGSIAIALMLVTSFNWIFRVFQKEKPIK, encoded by the coding sequence GTGGAACAAAGCATATGTTTTCAACTTTTTTCAGCATTCTTTGTGAGTTTTTCATTTGCAATCCTAACAAATTCACCCAAAAAAACGCTGTTTTACTGTGGTATTAGCGGTATGCTTGGCTGGCTTGTTAACATAACACTTTTACGGTCAAATTTTTCTCCTATTATAGGAGTGTTTTTTGCTGCACTGACGGTTAATATACTGTCAGAAATCTTTGCAAGACTTCTTAAAAACCCTGTCCCAATCTTTCTTATACCCGGTATAATACCTCTTGTGCCAGGTGCGGGAATGTACAATACAATGATTGCACTTATAAAAAATCACTTTGACATTGCAATAAAAATGGGTATTCAAACACTCTTGATTGCCGGAAGTATTGCAATAGCCTTGATGCTTGTTACATCTTTTAACTGGATTTTCAGAGTGTTTCAAAAAGAAAAGCCTATTAAGTAA
- a CDS encoding sensor domain-containing diguanylate cyclase produces MNSQKIAIEREYIKVSWFLIGAIVIYLVFDRLVIEKANNFSSFSDWLVPFIFLLVSVCYNFFKQWLFDSNTELGEEIYRYLKFFEVLNFVFFFGYERLFDLMFVVSLIFLFYLGKIKIRGIKQIVLALIFSYVFFILLDFLSKDISMEVLKNLFYILFYIFWIYNIEKFELVDRTSVYVSEARAQEMEEKLNNLIESNKAKDTKIKELEREISYLREVNKRLNISLGEFFNLQEISKIITQILDTNELLKFVNDVLIGVTGVDKSSILLFNRDKTELYVAFSNLSESDQKESFKQENIQWLKNVALNCENGYRNRVNPKECPFIAGRATKSIMYASLSTKNDKYGIILLEHVFEDIFTEDNLRFLTSIAAQVSIALENSSLYQQMRSMAMVDGLTGAYNRIYLYEVLETEIENSKGRYPISIALFDVDNFKKLNDTYGHLFGDKVLQTIVKVAKEKIRKGDIIARYGGEEFIIVFTHLESSEAYKVVERIRRAIENETIEDNLVQTKVTVSFGIASYPAHAQNVKDLIKSADMAMYRAKSSGKNCTVIYNKEMGMKI; encoded by the coding sequence GTGAATAGTCAAAAAATAGCTATCGAAAGAGAATACATAAAAGTTTCATGGTTTTTGATAGGTGCGATAGTTATTTACCTGGTTTTTGATAGACTTGTAATTGAAAAGGCAAATAATTTCTCTTCATTTTCTGACTGGCTTGTACCGTTTATATTCTTGCTTGTTTCAGTATGTTATAACTTTTTCAAACAATGGCTTTTTGATAGTAATACTGAGCTTGGCGAGGAAATTTACAGGTATCTTAAATTTTTTGAAGTTCTAAATTTTGTTTTTTTCTTTGGATATGAAAGATTATTTGATCTGATGTTTGTTGTATCTCTAATATTTCTATTTTATCTTGGAAAAATTAAAATAAGAGGTATTAAGCAAATAGTATTGGCTTTAATTTTTTCTTATGTTTTCTTTATACTGCTTGACTTTTTGTCTAAAGATATAAGCATGGAGGTTTTAAAGAATTTATTTTACATACTCTTTTATATTTTCTGGATTTACAACATTGAAAAATTCGAACTTGTTGACAGAACTTCTGTGTATGTTTCTGAAGCCCGTGCGCAGGAGATGGAAGAAAAATTAAATAATCTTATAGAATCAAATAAAGCAAAGGATACAAAGATAAAGGAGTTAGAGAGGGAAATAAGCTATCTCAGGGAGGTAAATAAAAGATTAAATATTTCGCTTGGGGAGTTTTTCAATCTTCAGGAGATTAGTAAAATAATAACTCAAATTTTGGATACCAATGAATTATTAAAATTTGTAAACGATGTGTTAATTGGTGTAACAGGAGTTGACAAAAGTTCAATTCTACTTTTTAACAGGGATAAAACAGAGCTGTATGTTGCATTCTCAAATCTTTCTGAAAGTGATCAAAAAGAGAGTTTTAAACAGGAGAATATTCAGTGGCTTAAAAATGTTGCATTGAATTGCGAAAATGGATATAGAAATAGGGTAAATCCCAAAGAGTGTCCTTTTATTGCTGGAAGAGCTACAAAATCAATTATGTATGCATCTCTGTCAACTAAAAACGATAAATATGGGATTATATTGCTTGAGCATGTATTTGAGGATATCTTTACAGAAGATAATCTGAGGTTTTTGACTTCTATTGCCGCTCAGGTTTCAATTGCATTGGAGAACTCAAGTTTATATCAACAGATGAGAAGTATGGCAATGGTTGATGGTCTAACCGGTGCATATAACAGAATCTATCTGTATGAAGTTTTGGAAACCGAGATTGAGAATTCTAAAGGCAGGTATCCTATCAGTATTGCGCTATTTGATGTGGACAATTTCAAAAAACTTAATGACACATATGGACATTTGTTTGGCGATAAAGTACTCCAGACAATTGTAAAAGTTGCAAAAGAAAAGATTAGAAAAGGGGATATTATAGCAAGATATGGTGGTGAAGAGTTTATAATTGTGTTTACTCATCTTGAAAGTTCAGAGGCATACAAGGTTGTTGAGAGAATCAGGAGAGCAATTGAGAATGAAACCATAGAGGACAATCTTGTCCAAACAAAAGTTACGGTTAGCTTTGGAATAGCTTCTTATCCCGCTCATGCCCAGAATGTTAAAGATTTAATAAAATCTGCTGATATGGCAATGTATCGAGCAAAAAGCAGTGGTAAGAACTGTACTGTAATCTACAATAAGGAAATGGGGATGAAAATATGA
- the nrdR gene encoding transcriptional regulator NrdR, with amino-acid sequence MRCPYCGYEDSKVVDTRPADEGRTIKRRRECLKCQRRFTTFEKVERQPVLVIKKDNRREEFDRSKILNGIIKACQKRPVSVEQMNKIVDEIENEIYNSMRDEISSREIGEMVMEKLKKLDEISYVRFASVYRQFKDINTFIEELQKLLTEKIE; translated from the coding sequence ATGAGGTGTCCTTACTGTGGATATGAAGACAGCAAGGTTGTTGATACAAGACCTGCTGATGAAGGAAGGACAATAAAAAGAAGAAGAGAGTGCTTAAAGTGTCAGAGGCGATTTACAACTTTTGAAAAAGTAGAAAGACAGCCTGTTTTGGTTATTAAAAAAGATAATCGCCGTGAAGAGTTTGATAGAAGCAAGATTCTGAACGGGATTATAAAAGCATGTCAGAAAAGACCTGTATCTGTTGAGCAGATGAACAAAATAGTGGATGAGATTGAAAACGAGATTTATAACTCCATGAGAGATGAAATCTCATCAAGGGAAATAGGCGAGATGGTTATGGAAAAGCTAAAGAAGCTTGATGAGATATCCTATGTACGCTTTGCATCTGTTTACAGGCAGTTTAAAGATATAAATACCTTTATAGAAGAGCTTCAGAAACTTTTAACAGAAAAGATAGAATAA
- a CDS encoding replication-associated recombination protein A: MDFFQYLGDKRLKKESPLAYKLRPKRLEDIVGQDHILGKDKPLYNLIKSDKITSIILYGPPGTGKTTIAHVIANVTDKIFRSINATIAGINDIKKIIDEAKFEFSQGGKKTILFIDEIHRFNKLQQDALLPSVEEGTIVLIGATTENPFYEVNKALVSRSLVFELYPLKEEDIIKIIDRAITDKENGLGEMKIEIDEETRKFIARLSNGDARVALNILEACVYSVKPQHDGSIVITKEIVSNLSNRKVSVYDAAGDMHYDTISAFIKSVRGSDPDAALFYLAKMLEGGEDIKFIARRLIILAAEDIGLADPMALNVATAAAWACEFIGMPEARIILSEATIYLACAPKSNSAYLAIEKALEDAKNVPIKSIPMHLRMALHGEQRIGHGSGYLYPHDYRNHWVKQQYLPDELAGRIYYCPTEIGKEKYIKEYIEKLRKESNG; this comes from the coding sequence ATGGACTTTTTTCAATATTTAGGAGATAAAAGATTAAAAAAAGAATCTCCTCTGGCATATAAACTGAGACCCAAGCGACTTGAAGATATTGTTGGACAAGACCACATTTTGGGCAAAGATAAACCTCTTTATAATCTCATAAAGAGTGACAAGATTACTTCTATAATTTTGTATGGACCACCGGGCACAGGAAAGACAACAATTGCACACGTTATTGCTAATGTTACAGATAAGATTTTTAGGTCAATAAACGCTACTATCGCCGGGATAAACGATATAAAAAAGATTATAGATGAGGCAAAGTTTGAATTTTCACAGGGTGGTAAAAAGACAATCCTGTTTATTGATGAGATCCACAGGTTTAACAAGCTTCAACAGGATGCGCTTTTGCCGTCTGTGGAGGAAGGAACAATAGTTTTGATTGGTGCAACCACCGAAAATCCGTTTTATGAAGTAAATAAAGCATTGGTTTCAAGGTCGCTTGTGTTTGAGCTTTACCCTTTAAAAGAGGAGGATATTATTAAAATAATTGACAGGGCAATCACTGATAAAGAAAATGGTCTTGGAGAGATGAAAATTGAAATAGATGAAGAAACCAGAAAGTTTATCGCAAGACTTTCAAACGGAGATGCAAGGGTTGCTCTTAATATTTTGGAAGCCTGTGTTTATTCAGTAAAACCCCAGCATGATGGGAGCATTGTAATTACGAAGGAAATAGTCAGCAATCTTTCAAACAGAAAAGTGAGCGTATACGATGCAGCAGGGGATATGCATTATGATACAATTTCGGCGTTTATTAAGAGCGTCAGAGGGTCTGACCCTGATGCGGCTTTATTCTACCTTGCAAAAATGCTTGAAGGTGGCGAAGATATTAAGTTTATTGCAAGAAGACTTATTATCTTGGCAGCAGAGGACATTGGTCTGGCAGATCCCATGGCACTGAATGTAGCAACAGCTGCTGCATGGGCTTGCGAATTTATTGGTATGCCAGAGGCGCGCATAATTTTGTCCGAGGCTACCATATATCTTGCATGTGCTCCAAAAAGTAATTCGGCGTATTTGGCGATTGAAAAGGCGCTTGAAGATGCTAAAAATGTTCCTATCAAGAGTATACCTATGCATCTCAGGATGGCTTTGCATGGTGAACAGAGGATTGGACATGGAAGTGGGTACCTTTATCCACATGACTATAGAAATCACTGGGTAAAACAGCAATACTTGCCAGATGAGCTTGCTGGGAGAATATATTACTGTCCCACTGAAATAGGAAAGGAAAAATATATAAAGGAATATATAGAGAAACTGAGAAAAGAAAGCAATGGTTAG
- the clpB gene encoding ATP-dependent chaperone ClpB has translation MNMERFTQSLQSALLDAQNTAILYKHQEIGIEHLHYALINEDDKLIPKILKNMAVNIDVYKKDIEDQLRKIPMVYGPGASTVYVNRFLNEILLRAEEEAKKFKDEYISVEHVYLAMIDYDHPSTKSIFRKYGINREKFLQQLYRIRGNQRITNPNPEEVYEVLKKYGRDLTDLARKGKLDPVIGRDEEIRRVIQILSRRTKNNPVLIGEPGVGKTAIVEGLAQRIVKGDVPEGLKDKTIFALDLGALIAGAKYRGEFEERLKAVLNEITASEGRIILFIDEIHNIVGAGRAEGAMDAGNLLKPMLARGELHCIGATTIDEYRKYIEKDAALERRFQPVLVNPPSVEDTISILRGLKERFEIHHGVRITDDALIAAAKLSDRYITDRFLPDKAIDLIDEAAALLRTEIDSMPTELDEITRKIMQLKIEKNVLQKEENPSAKQRLEEIDKEIAELNDRANKLSAQWEYEKELIKEIRRIKEEIENVKIQIEEAERNYDLNKLSELKYGKLLELQKMLDQKRQELEKIPSEKRLLKEEVTEEEIAKIVSKWTGIPVSKLVETERQKILELDRILHRRVVGQDEAIEAVCDAIMRARAGIKDPRKPIGTFLFLGPTGVGKTELARALAEALFDSENNMIRIDMTEYMEKHSVSRLIGAPPGYVGYEEGGQLTEAVRTKPYSVVLFDEIEKAHHDVFNILLQIMDDGRLTDSKGRTVDFKNTIIIMTSNLGSEYLLNANISNGEIDENTRKLIDRELKTHFRPEFLNRLDEIIIFKPLTKEQVIKIIDLRVAEIQQRLIEKGISIVLTQKAKKYVMENAFDINFGARPIKRFLQKNVETLIAKEILKGTIKEGDIITIDVDSGRFVITK, from the coding sequence ATGAATATGGAAAGATTTACCCAGAGTTTACAATCGGCTCTTTTAGATGCACAAAATACCGCTATATTGTACAAACATCAGGAGATAGGGATAGAACATTTGCACTATGCGCTTATCAACGAAGATGACAAATTAATTCCCAAAATACTTAAAAATATGGCTGTAAATATAGACGTGTATAAAAAAGACATAGAAGACCAGCTGAGAAAGATTCCAATGGTATATGGGCCCGGCGCTTCAACTGTGTATGTGAATAGATTTTTAAACGAGATATTGCTAAGAGCAGAAGAAGAGGCAAAGAAGTTTAAGGATGAGTATATCAGTGTTGAGCACGTATATCTTGCGATGATAGATTATGATCATCCTTCCACTAAGTCTATATTCAGAAAGTATGGGATTAACAGAGAGAAATTTTTGCAACAACTTTACAGGATAAGGGGAAATCAGAGGATAACAAACCCAAATCCTGAAGAAGTTTATGAGGTTTTGAAAAAGTATGGTAGAGACCTTACTGACCTTGCAAGGAAAGGCAAACTTGACCCTGTTATTGGCAGAGATGAGGAGATAAGAAGAGTAATTCAGATTCTTTCAAGAAGAACGAAGAACAATCCTGTCTTGATTGGAGAACCGGGGGTTGGAAAGACAGCTATTGTAGAAGGGCTTGCTCAGAGAATTGTCAAAGGTGATGTTCCAGAAGGGTTAAAAGACAAAACCATCTTTGCACTTGACTTGGGTGCACTGATAGCTGGTGCAAAATACAGGGGAGAGTTTGAGGAAAGGTTAAAAGCAGTTTTGAACGAAATTACGGCATCCGAAGGTAGAATAATCCTGTTTATTGATGAGATTCACAACATAGTCGGTGCGGGAAGAGCGGAAGGTGCAATGGATGCAGGGAATCTTTTGAAACCTATGCTTGCAAGAGGAGAGCTGCACTGTATAGGGGCAACCACCATTGATGAGTACAGAAAATATATTGAAAAAGACGCAGCATTGGAAAGAAGATTCCAGCCTGTGTTGGTAAATCCGCCATCTGTAGAAGATACAATTTCCATCTTAAGAGGGCTTAAAGAAAGATTTGAGATTCATCATGGTGTCAGAATCACAGACGATGCTCTGATTGCTGCTGCAAAGTTATCTGATAGATACATCACTGATAGATTCCTGCCAGACAAGGCAATTGACCTGATTGATGAAGCTGCTGCACTTTTAAGAACAGAGATTGATTCTATGCCTACAGAACTTGATGAGATTACAAGAAAGATTATGCAGCTTAAGATTGAAAAGAATGTATTGCAAAAAGAAGAAAACCCGAGTGCAAAACAAAGATTGGAGGAGATAGATAAAGAAATTGCGGAGCTTAACGACAGAGCAAATAAGCTTTCAGCGCAGTGGGAATATGAAAAAGAACTCATCAAAGAAATAAGAAGAATAAAAGAAGAAATAGAGAATGTAAAAATTCAAATAGAAGAAGCAGAGAGAAATTATGACTTAAATAAGCTTTCTGAACTAAAATATGGAAAACTGTTAGAACTACAGAAAATGCTTGACCAGAAGCGTCAGGAATTAGAGAAGATACCTTCTGAAAAAAGACTATTAAAAGAGGAAGTTACCGAAGAGGAAATTGCTAAAATAGTATCAAAATGGACAGGTATTCCTGTTTCAAAGCTTGTTGAAACAGAAAGACAGAAGATTTTAGAGCTTGATAGAATCCTTCACAGAAGAGTTGTTGGGCAGGATGAAGCAATTGAAGCAGTTTGCGATGCTATAATGAGAGCACGAGCTGGAATAAAAGACCCGCGAAAGCCGATTGGAACATTTTTGTTTCTGGGACCAACCGGTGTTGGTAAGACAGAGCTTGCACGAGCTTTGGCTGAGGCTTTATTTGACTCAGAAAATAATATGATAAGAATTGATATGACAGAATACATGGAAAAGCACTCTGTCTCAAGGCTCATAGGAGCACCACCCGGATATGTGGGGTATGAAGAAGGAGGGCAACTAACAGAGGCTGTCAGAACAAAACCTTATTCAGTGGTTTTGTTTGACGAGATTGAGAAAGCGCATCATGACGTATTTAATATACTGCTTCAGATAATGGATGATGGAAGACTTACAGATTCAAAGGGCAGAACGGTTGATTTTAAAAATACTATAATAATAATGACTTCAAACCTGGGCAGCGAATATCTCTTGAATGCGAATATCTCAAACGGTGAAATAGATGAAAACACAAGAAAACTAATAGACAGGGAGCTCAAAACTCACTTTAGACCGGAGTTTTTAAACAGGCTTGATGAGATAATAATATTTAAACCTCTCACAAAAGAGCAGGTAATAAAAATTATTGACCTCAGAGTAGCTGAGATTCAGCAAAGACTTATTGAAAAAGGAATTTCGATTGTTCTCACACAGAAAGCAAAGAAATATGTAATGGAAAATGCGTTTGACATAAACTTTGGCGCAAGACCAATAAAGAGGTTTTTGCAAAAAAATGTTGAAACATTAATTGCAAAGGAAATTTTAAAGGGTACCATTAAAGAAGGAGATATTATTACTATTGATGTTGACAGTGGCAGGTTTGTAATAACAAAGTAA
- a CDS encoding threonine/serine exporter family protein — translation MMTSKELIEVALLAGEIMLKNGAETYRVEDTMVRICSKGNLKFNESFVIPTGIVATIVDENDNLLTISKRIKRRTIDLNKISLVNQFSRDFEKYNFTYEKAIKTLNDIQNKKGYSSRLTPFAAALVCCFSSILFGGNILDAISAFFVGLFTQTILNILNSKNLSYFISYIIGGFATATMALITVSYLHIGINLDKIIIGSVMIMTPGVAITNAIRDTIAGDLLSGVARAVEAFLIAIFIATGAGIALSILK, via the coding sequence ATGATGACTTCAAAAGAGCTCATTGAAGTTGCACTTTTGGCCGGTGAGATAATGCTCAAAAACGGAGCAGAAACTTACAGAGTTGAGGATACGATGGTAAGAATCTGTTCAAAGGGTAATCTGAAGTTCAACGAAAGTTTTGTCATCCCAACTGGAATAGTAGCTACAATTGTAGATGAGAATGACAACCTGTTGACAATTTCCAAGAGAATAAAAAGAAGAACAATTGATTTAAACAAGATATCTCTTGTTAACCAGTTTTCAAGAGACTTTGAGAAGTATAACTTCACCTATGAGAAAGCTATAAAAACCTTAAATGATATACAAAACAAAAAAGGATACAGTAGCCGCCTGACACCATTTGCAGCAGCTTTAGTATGCTGCTTTTCTTCAATCCTTTTTGGTGGAAATATTCTCGATGCGATATCTGCTTTTTTTGTCGGTCTGTTTACTCAAACAATACTCAACATCCTAAATTCAAAAAATCTTTCTTATTTTATCTCTTATATCATAGGTGGTTTTGCAACTGCTACCATGGCCTTGATAACTGTAAGTTATCTTCATATTGGAATCAACCTGGATAAGATAATCATCGGTTCTGTTATGATCATGACCCCCGGCGTTGCAATAACAAATGCAATAAGAGATACAATCGCAGGTGATCTTCTATCCGGTGTTGCAAGAGCTGTTGAGGCATTTTTAATAGCCATTTTCATTGCAACCGGCGCAGGAATTGCTCTGAGCATTTTAAAGTAA
- a CDS encoding Hsp20/alpha crystallin family protein produces the protein MLRDIVPFGRRPFDIMRKLERELFDIDDWFEDFFAPFEKGSRFMRTDIKETENEYIIEAELPGVKKEDIKIELYDNKLTIKAETKKEEKEERENFIRRERRYGAFSRTFYLDNVKEDGIKAKYEDGILKIILPKEKPSKPDVRTIEIE, from the coding sequence ATGTTAAGAGACATTGTTCCATTTGGAAGAAGACCATTTGACATCATGAGAAAGCTTGAAAGAGAGCTTTTTGACATTGACGATTGGTTTGAAGATTTTTTTGCTCCGTTTGAAAAGGGCTCAAGATTCATGAGAACAGACATCAAAGAAACAGAAAATGAATATATTATTGAAGCTGAGCTTCCAGGGGTTAAAAAAGAGGACATCAAGATAGAGCTTTATGACAATAAACTCACTATAAAGGCAGAAACTAAGAAAGAGGAAAAAGAAGAGAGAGAAAACTTTATAAGAAGAGAAAGAAGGTATGGTGCATTTAGCAGAACATTCTACCTTGACAATGTCAAAGAGGATGGTATAAAAGCAAAATACGAGGACGGAATTTTGAAGATTATACTTCCCAAAGAGAAGCCATCAAAGCCAGATGTTAGAACAATTGAAATTGAATAA